The Pseudomonas sp. R4-35-07 genome contains a region encoding:
- the colR gene encoding two-component system response regulator ColR codes for MRILLVEDNRDILANLADYLGLKGYTVDCAQDGLSGLHLAATEHYDLIVLDIMLPGIDGYTLCKRLREDARRDTPVIMLTARDQLDDRLQGFKSGADDYLLKPFALSELAARIEAVLRRAQGGGRRVLQVGDLHYDLDTLEVTREGRMLKLNPVGLKLLAVLMQKSPHVLRREILEEALWGDDCPDSDSLRSHVHQLRQVIDKPFAKPLLQTVHGVGYRLAEGRDGV; via the coding sequence ATGCGAATTTTATTGGTTGAAGACAACCGCGATATTCTGGCCAACTTGGCCGATTACCTGGGGCTCAAAGGCTACACAGTGGACTGTGCGCAGGACGGTTTGTCGGGCCTGCACCTGGCCGCCACCGAGCATTACGACTTGATCGTGCTCGACATCATGCTGCCCGGCATCGATGGCTACACCCTGTGCAAACGCCTGCGTGAAGATGCACGCCGCGACACGCCAGTGATCATGCTCACCGCCCGCGACCAGTTGGATGACCGGCTGCAGGGCTTCAAGTCCGGGGCCGATGACTACCTGCTCAAGCCGTTCGCCTTGTCCGAACTGGCCGCCCGCATCGAAGCGGTTCTGCGCCGGGCCCAGGGTGGCGGGCGGCGTGTGTTGCAAGTGGGCGACCTGCATTACGACCTCGACACCCTGGAGGTCACGCGCGAAGGGCGCATGCTCAAGCTCAACCCGGTCGGCCTGAAGCTGCTGGCAGTGTTGATGCAGAAAAGCCCGCACGTATTGCGTCGGGAAATCCTCGAAGAAGCCTTGTGGGGCGATGATTGCCCGGACAGCGACAGCCTGCGCAGCCACGTCCACCAATTGCGCCAAGTGATCGACAAACCTTTCGCCAAGCCGCTGCTGCAAACGGTGCACGGTGTGGGTTATCGCCTCGCCGAGGGACGTGATGGAGTTTAA